The Virgibacillus phasianinus genome includes a window with the following:
- a CDS encoding DUF1146 family protein has translation MFSIEHIGQLAIVSMLSHLIFIAITWRVMQSINFDPILRKGRIVESRIFLLFVAIVIGSGVSQFFLDFLKWSQNLKYLF, from the coding sequence ATGTTTTCTATCGAACATATCGGACAACTTGCAATAGTAAGTATGCTCTCACATTTAATTTTTATTGCAATAACATGGCGGGTCATGCAATCAATTAATTTTGATCCAATCCTGCGAAAAGGCCGTATAGTTGAATCAAGAATATTCTTGCTGTTTGTAGCAATCGTAATCGGATCTGGAGTAAGTCAATTCTTTCTTGACTTTCTTAAATGGTCACAGAATCTAAAGTATTTGTTTTAA